The sequence CTGCCGATCATCATCTATAACATCCCGCCGCGCTCGGTGATCGACATGATGCCGGAGACGATGGGCCGGCTGGCGCACGACTTCAAGAACATCGTCGGCGTCAAGGATGCCACCGGAAAGGTCGAGCGTGTGTCCGAGCAACGCATGACCTGCGGCAAGGACTTCATCCAGCTTTCCGGCGAGGATGCCTCGGCGCTCGGCTTCAACGCCCATGGCGGTGTCGGCTGCATCTCGGTGACGTCGAATGTCGCCCCGCGGCTCTGCGCCGAATTCCAGGAAGCGACGCTGTCCGGCGACAGTGCCAAGGCGCTCGAGCTGCAGGACCGTCTCTTGCCGCTGCACAAGGCGATCTTCCTGGAGCCCGGCGTGTCCGGCGCCAAATACGCGCTGTCGAAGCTCGGTAAGGTCGAGAATGTGCTGCGGTCGCCGCTTGTCACGGTCGAGGAGTCGACCGCCGCGAAGATCGATGCGGCGATGAAGCACGCCGGCTTGATTAATTGAGGATGAGGCGCCACCTCTCCACATCATGAATCAAGTCAGAAAAGCCGATCCCAACAACAAGACCGTTGCGGAAAACCGCAAGGCGCGGTTTTCCTATGAGGTGCTCGACACGATCGAGGCCGGCTTGGTGCTGACCGGCACCGAGGTCAAGTCGCTGCGCCAGGGCCAGGCCAACATCCAGGACAGCTATGCCTCGGTGGAGGGCGGCGAGATCTGGCTGATCAATTCCTACCTGCCGGAATATCTGCAGGCCAACCGCTTCAACCACGAGCCCAGGCGACGCCGCAAACTCCTGCTCAACAAGCGCGAGATGGCCAAGCTGTCGCAGAGCGTCGACCGTGAAGGCATGACGCTGGTGCCGCTAAAAATCTATTTCAACGACCAGGGCCGCGCCAAGCTCTTGCTCGCCGTCGGCCGCGGCAAGAAGCTGCACGACAAGCGCGAAACCGAGAAGCAGCGCGACTGGTCGCGTGAGAAGGGCCGACTCTTGAAGGAGCGCGGGTGAGGAACATCGCGCGGTAGCCCTAGAAAAGCCTGCTTGGCTTTCAAGTTTCGTGCAAGCGCGGTCGGCAGATGCCAGAGGGGGGCAGCCTTGAAGAACCGGATCATCCTCTGGGGATCGGTCACTTTGGTTTTTGCAGCGCTGGCCGTGGCCGGTGGCTTCATCTACTTCCACACCTATTCTCCCGACCGTGGCAAATATCCGGTCAGGGGCATCGACGTCTCCCATCATCAGGGCCAGATCGACTGGCAACGCGTTGCTGCCGACGATGTCGCCTTCGCCGTCATCAAGGCGACCGAGGGCGGCGATCATGTCGATCGCGCCTTTGCCACCAATCTGCGTGAGGCTCGTGCGGCTGGCATCGCTGTCGGCGCCTATCATTTCTTCACCTTTTGCCGGCCCGGCGCCGACCAGGCGAAGAATTTCATCTCGGTCGTGCCGCAAGATCAGCCCTTGCTGCCGCCGGTCGTCGACGTCGAGTTCGGCGGCAACTGTCCGCAACGTCCATCGCCCGAACAGTTGAATGCCGAACTCCAGGCTTTCCTTGGCCCCGTCGAGGCGGCGTTCGGCAAGACGGCAATCGTCTATCTGACCGATGAGGCTGAGGCCGCCTATGCCGGACAGATCGCCGCTCGCCCGCTCTGGCTTCGCTCGCTGCTGATGGAGCCGGACCGCCACGACTGGATCTATTGGCAATACCACAACAGGGGGCGCGTGGACGGTATTGTGGGTGACGTCGACCTCAACGTTTTGCAGGGCGGGCCGGAGAAATTGGCGGCGCTGTTTGCATCAGCACATTGAGGTCTTCCGGCCGACGCGATCAGGGCCACATGCCCGAATCAGTTTCTTCGAAAATCGAACTATGCTGTTGCAAATATTGACGATCCGGCTGCTGCCGGCATCGTCAAACCACGTGGTTGCACGTCCCGCCATTGCTGAGCAGCTGCCGCCGCTTCAAGCCGCGGCCTGGGATATCTCCGGCGCTAGCGTCACGTTCGCATCGCCCCACGCTTTCAACGCTGTGATCACCGGTTCCAGGCTCCTGCCGCGCGGCGTCAGGCTGTACTCCACCTTCGGCGGCACTTCCGGATAGATCTTGCGGGCAATCAGTCCATCGGCTTCTAGTTCGCGCAACTGGTTGGTCAGCATGCGCTGCGTGCAGTTTGGAATGCGCCGACGGATCTCGTTGAAACGCAGCGTGCCCTCGAACAGATGGTAGAGCACGACACCTTTCCACTTTCCGTCGATATAACGGAGCGTTCCCTCGACAGTGCAGCCGGGGCTGCAGTCGAATCGCTCATGGCGAATGCGCGGCATAACGGTATCCTTTTCGAGACTATGTGCTTTATATGTGCATTCTTGCGCTTCGCGTACATAATCCGCATCTCAGCCCCACACAACGCTCAACAGCAATCGCGGAGACCAGAATGCGCGCCGTCGGCTATCAAATCCCAGCCCCCATCACCGATGAGGCCTCCCTTGTCGACATCGACCTGCCCAAGCCGGAGCCGAAAGGCCGTCAACTGCTGGTCGAGGTGAAGGCAATTTCGGTCAATCCGGTCGACACCAAAATCCGGAAAAGTGCCAAACCCGAAGCGGGAGCGTGGCGGGTGCTTGGTTGGGACGCCGCCGGTCGGGTCGCGGCGACAGGTTCCGATGCCAGCCTGTTCAAGCCTGGTGACGATGTCTTCTATTCCGGTGCGCTCGCGCCGCAAGGCACCAATGCCGAGTTCCACCTTGTCGATGAGCGTCTTGTCGGCCGCAAGCCAGGCTCGCTCGACTATGCGCCGGCGGCGGCGCTGCCGCTGACGGCCATCACCGCCTTTGAGGCGCTGTTCGACCGCCTTGACGTGAAGAAACCGGTCGTGGGCGCCGCGAATGCCATCGTGATCATCGGCGGCGCCGGTGGCGTCGGCTCGATTGCGGTCCAGCTCGCGCGCCAACTGACCGACCTGACGGTGATCGCCACCGCGTCAAGGCCAGAGACACGCGACTGGGTGCTGGATCTTGGCGCCCATCATGTCGTCGATCATTCCAAGCCGTTGGCTGCCGAGGTCGCTGCCCTCGGCATCGGCGCACCAGCCTTCGTGTTCTCGACGACCAACACCGACCGGCACCTGGCCGAGATCGCCGAATTGATCGCGCCGCAAGGCCGATTCGGGTTGATCGACGATCCCCAGACGCTCGATATCAATCCGTTCAAGCGCAAGAGCGTTTCGGTGCATTGGGAACTGATGTTCACCCGCTCGCTGTATGAGACGCAGGACATGGCCGCGCAGGGCGAGCATCTGAACGAGCTGTCGCGGCTTGTCGACGCCGGCACCATCCGCACCACCCTGGGCGAGACGTTCGGTCCGATCAATGCCGCCAATCTGAAGCGCGCCCATGCGCTGATCGAGACCGGCAAGGCGAAGGGCAAGATCGTGCTGGAAGGGTTCTGAACAAGCGTTATTTCCGCAGGAACGCCGCGATCTGGCCGAACACGTTGACGAACATTTCCTCCGTCAAGACACCGGTGTTGGTGTTGTAGCGCGAGCAGTGATAGCTCGAAAACAGCGTGATGCCGCCGGCCGGCAATTGCCCGCCATGTTTGAACGGATGGGCGGCAACGCGCCCGCCGAGCGCGCGCACGGTGGACTGGTGCGCGATCGATCCCAGCGCCAGCACGGCGCGCAGGTTTGGGAAGCGGGCGATCGTCGGCACCAGGAATGTCCGGCAGGTGGAGATTTCGGCGCCGACCGGCTTGTTCTCCGGCGGCACGCAGCGCACGGCATTGGTGATTGCCGTGCCGACGAGCTCCAGCCCGTCATCTGGCCGCGCTTTGAACTCGCCACGAGCAAAGCCGTGCGCGATTAGCGTCGAGTAGAGCAGATCGCCGGCATAGTCGCCGGTGAAGGGACGCCCGGTGCGATTGGCGCCGCGCAGGCCGGGCGCCAGCCCGACGATCAGAAGCTGGACGGTATCCTCGCCGCCCAATGGCAGGAAGGTCGGCACCGGTGCGTTGAACCAGGACGGCTCGCGCTGCCGCCACTGCGCAATGAAATCATGCAGCCGCGGGCAGAGCGGGCAGTCGCGGTTCGGTTCGGCAGCCGGAAGGGCGGTCAAGGCGACCGGCCTCAGTAATCGTCCTCGTCGACTTCAGCCGGTTCGGGCCGGCGCACGGGCCGCTCGGAAGGATCACGGCCGACCTCGTTCTTCAGCGTCGTCAGGTCGATGAAATGGTCGGCCTGGCGGCGCAGATCGTCCGAGATCATCGGCGGCTGCGAGGCCATGGTCGAGACGATTGACACTTTGCGGCCACGCCGCTGCAGTGCCTCGACCAGCGTGCGGAAGTCGCCGTCGCCAGAGAAGATGACATAGTGATCGACGACATCGGCGAGTTCCAGCGCATCGACGGTGAGCTCGATGTCCATATTGCCCTTGATCTTGCGGCGGCCGGTCGAGTCGGTGAATTCCTTGGCCGGCTTGGTCACCACCTTGAAGCCGTTGTAATCGAGCCAGTCGATCAGCGGGCGGATCGAGGAGTATTCCTGATCCTCGACCAGCGCGGTGTAATAATAGGCGCGCAAGAGATAGCCGCGCTTCTGGAAGCTCGACAAGAGCTTGCGATAGTCGATATCGAAGCCGAGCGCCCGCGACGTCGCATAGAGATTGGCGCCGTCGATGAACAGGGCGATTTTTTCACGAGGGTCGAACATGGAAAATATTCCTTTTCGAAAAATGCGGCCGTCTAAACGAAATGCGGTAGCGACTATCGGTCAGGCTCATAATAAACCGGCTGACCTTGTCCATCCGAGATAACGCCAGTTTGCTGGCAATCCAAGGCGAGATGGGGCAATGCAAGCAATTGTGATCGCGGCGTCGGACGCCATGGGCACAACGGCGTTTGCTTCAATCGGGTGTTTGACCACAGGATTGCGTGTCCTGCAGCGCCGACTTTGGCATGATGCTTGTATTTTGGCGGCGTTCGGGTTATGGACCGCGCCTGTTTCCATCAAATCCAGGCATGAAAGGGGCAGTCCATGGCCCGCGTAACCGTTGAAGATTGCATCGACAAGGTCGACAACCGCTTCGAGCTGGTGCTTTTGGCCGGCCACCGTGCTCGCCAGATCAGCCAGGGCGCGCAGATTACCGTTCCTCGCGACAACGACAAGAACCCGGTCATCGCACTGCGCGAGATCGCCGACGAGACGCTGTCGCCCGACGACCTCAAGGAAGATCTGATCCATTCGCTGCAGAAGCATGTCGAGGTCGACGAGCCCGAAGCCGATGGCGAGGTGATCGCCGACCAGACCGGCGCCGCCGTTGCGGCCGCCGACACCGATGACGCCGAGGAGAATGTCACGTTCGATCGGATGACCGAGGAAGACCTGCTCGCCGGCATCGAGGGTCTGGTTCCCCCGGAAAAGAGCGACGACTACTAAGCGAGCGCTCTGGACCTGCCCGGAATACGTTTCCGGCACTTCCGTCCAGTCAGTTTCGTGGCTATCTATGAGATGCGCCGTACGCTAGTGCGGCGCATCAATCATTTCAGCACCGCGAGATTCCGCCCATGATGCGTCAGTATGAGCTTGTCGAGCGCGTCCAGCGCTACAAGCCTGACGTCAACGAGGCGTTGCTCAACAAGGCCTATGTCTATGCCATGCAGAAGCATGGCCACCAGAAGCGCGCTTCCGGCGACCCCTATTTCTCGCATCCGCTCGAAGTCGCCGCCATCCTCACCGAAATGCACATGGATGAGGCGACGATCGCTGTCGCCCTGCTGCACGACACCATCGAGGACACGACCGCGACGCGGGCCGAGATCGACGATCTGTTCGGTCCTGAAATGGGCAAGCTGGTCGAGGGCCTGACCAAGCTGAAGAAGCTCGATCTCGTCTCCAAGAAGGCCGAGCAGGCGGAGAACCTGCGCAAGCTGCTGCTGGCGATCTCGGAAGATGTGCGCGTGCTGCTGGTCAAGCTCGCCGACCGCTTGCACAACATGCGCACCCTCGACCACATGCCCGAGGCCAAACGCTTGCGCATCGCCGAGGAGACGATGGACATCTACGCGCCGCTGGCCGGGCGCATGGGCATGCAAGGCATGCGCGAGGAGCTGGAAGAGATCGCTTTCCGCTTCATCAATCCGGAAGCCTACCGCGCCGTCACCGCGCGGCTTGCCGAGATTTTCGAGCGCAACAAGGACGTGCTGACCGACATTGAAAAGGCGCTGTCGGCGCTGTTTGAAAAGCATGCCATCAACGCCAGCGTGAAAAGTCGGCAGAAGAAGCCCTGGTCGGTGTTCCGCAAGATGGAAGCCAAGGCGCTGTCCTTCGAGCAGCTGTCCGATATTTTCGGCTTCCGCGTCGTCGTCGATACGGTCGAAGACTGCTATCGCGCGCTCGGCGCCATCCACACCACATGGTCGATGGTTCCTGGCCGCTTCAAGGACTACATCTCGACGCCGAAGCAGAACGACTATCGCTCGATCCACACCACCATCGTCGGGCCGTCGCGCCAGCGCGTCGAACTGCAGATCCGCACCCGCGAGATGAACAAGATCGCCGAATACGGCGTCGCGGCGCATTCGATCTACAAGGACACCGGCGGCAAGACGAACGGCGCGGCCCATGCGATCTCGAAGGAAACCAATGCCTATGCCTGGCTGCGGCGTACCATCGAGCAGCTCGCCGAGGGCGACAATCCCGAGGATTTCCTCGAAAACACCAAGCTCGAACTGTTCCAGGACCAGGTGTTCTGCTTCACGCCGAAAGGCATGCTGATTGCTCTGCCGCGCGGCGCCACGCCCATCGATTTCGCCTATGCGGTGCACACCGATGTCGGCGACACCTGCGTCGGCGCCAAGGTCAACGGCCGCATCATGCCGCTGATGACGGAACTGAAGAATGGTGACGAGGTCGAGATCATCCGTTCCAAGGCGCAGGTGCCGCCGGCCGCTTGGGAATCGGTCGTCGTCACCGGCAAGGCGCGCGCCGCCATCCGCCGGGCCACCAAGAACGCCATCCGCAAGCAGTATTCGGGCCTCGGCGCGCGCATTCTGGAGCGCGCTTTCGAGCGGGCCGGCAAGAGTTTCACCAAGGAGAGCCTGAAGCCGGTGCTGCACCGGCTGGCGCGCAAGGATATCGAGGACGTGCTGGCGTCGGTCGGCCGTGGCGAACTGGCCTCAACCGACGTCATGAAGGCGGTCTTCCCAGACTACAAGGACGAGCGTGTCACGCCAGCAGCGCCCAAGCAGCGCGAGGAGGGCTGGTCGAAGATCCGCAACGCCGCCGGCATGCTGTTCCAGATTCCGGGCCGCGCCGCGCGCAAGGACAAGGACCAGCCGCGCGACGGCGCCGTGCCGATCCGCGGTGTGCGCGGCGACCTGCCGGTGCGCTTCGCGCCGGAAGGCGCGGTGCCGGGCGACCGTATCGTCGGCATTGTCCAGCCGGGCACCGGCATCACCATCTATCCGATCCAGTCGCCGGCGCTGCAGGCTTTCGACGACCAGCCGGAGCGCTGGATCGACGTGCGTTGGGACATTGACGAACGCACCAAGGAACGCTTTCCGGCGCGTGTCTCAGTCACCGCCATCAATGCGCCGGGGTCGCTCGCCGACATCGCCCAGGTCGTTGCGTCCAACGACGCCAACATCCATACGCTGTCAATGGTGCGCACCGCGCCCGATTTCACCGAAATGCTGATCGATCTCGAGGTCTGGGATCTGAAGCATCTCAACCGGCTGCTGTCGCAGCTCAAGGACAATTCGAGCGTCAGCGACGCACGGCGCGTGAATGGCTGACATGGCTGATCTATCTGGGGGCAGGCGCAGATGAAGACCGATGAAGTGCTGGGCATTTTCCGCGAGGCCGGTGCTGTTCTGGAGGGGCATTTCATCCTGACATCGGGCCTGCGCAGCCCGGTCTTCCTGCAGAAGGCAAGGGTGTTCATGCATGCCGACAAGACCGAGCGGCTGTGCAAGGCGCTGGCGACAAAGATCCGCGCCGCGGTGCCGGGCAAGATCGACTATGTCGTCGGCCCGGCGATCGGCGGCCTGATCCCGGCCTACGAAACCTCGCGTCATCTCGGCGTACCGGCGATCTGGGTCGAGCGGGAAGGGGGCGAGTTCCGCCTGCGCCGCTTCGAAATCGCCAGGGGTGCGCGCGTCGTCATCGTCGAGGACATCGTCACTACTGGGCTCTCGATCCGCGAAACCATCGACTGCCTGCGCGAGCTTGGCGCCGAGGTGGTGGCCGCCGCCTGCATCATCGACCGTTCGGCTGGGAAAACCCATGTCGGCGTGCCGCTGATCGCACTCGCCGAATATGAGGTTCCGGCCTATCCGCCGGACCGGCTGCCGCCGGAACTTGCCGCGATACCGGCGATCAAGCCAGGAAGCCGCAATATCTAACGAGGAGGTCGAAATGATCGTTGGCATCGATCATTTCGTGTTGACGGTCGCGTCGCTCGAAGCAACCTGCGCCTTTTACCAGCGCGTGCTGGGCTTTGAGCGCATCGACACGCCGGGCCGGCCGACCGCGCTGGCTTTTGGCAGCCAGAAGATCAATGTCCATGAGATCAGCCGCACTTTCGAGCCGAAGGCGAAGGTGCCGACGCCAGGGTCAGGCGATTTCTGCCTGATCACCGAACGGCCGCTCGACGAAATCCGTGCCCGGCTCGACGCTAACGGCGTTGTGCTCGAGCTGGGACCGGTCGAACGCATCGGGGCGCAGGGTCCAATGATGTCTGTCTATTTCCGCGATCCGGACGGCAACCTTGTCGAAGTCAGCCAGTACTTGCGGTAGTGTCTCAAGCATCCGGCTGCGACAATAAGCCGAAGGCATTCTCAAATTCGCCGTGATTGTCCGGTGTTGGAAGAGGGAACCTTACCAAAAATTATGGCGGTGCGGTCGCTGAGCAGCTGGCCTTTGGTTGTTGTGGGGGTTGGAGATGGCTATATCAAAGTGGCGATTGCCTTTGGGCGATCGTAAAGCGCAAGATGTGGCGGTCGAAGCCTGGCTGGAAACAGTCGGCATGTAAGCTGCAAGTTGTCGGGAATAGGAAAAGAGTGCTTTTTCGTCGCCGCAAGCCTGATGGCCTTTTTGAGCGGGTGCGCACCTATCTGTGGCCGCGCCGGTCGTTTTCGCGCTCGCTTCAGTATTTCTCCAAGCGCATCCTGCGGCTGAAGGCCACGCCGCATGCGGTGGCCGCTGGTGTCGCGGCCGGTGTCTTCGCTTCGTTCTTTCCCGTGGGCTTCCATTTCATCATTGCCGCCGTTCTGTGCTGGGTGATCGCCGGCAATCTGGTGGCGGCGGCGCTCGGCGCTGTTTTCTTCGGCAATCCGCTGACTTTTCCGATTCTGTGGGGCGCATCCTGGGAGACCGGCAAGCTCATCCTGCACGATCGCCTGCCGGCGCATGGTCCGCCAGCGCATCTGGGCGAGATGTTGCACACGCTTTCCTTCGCGAAACTATGGCATCCTGTGCTGGAGCCCATGCTGATCGGCGCGGTACCGCTCGGGCTGGTGTTCGGCCTGCTGTTCTACGGTGTGACGCGCTGGGGCATGACCGTCTTTCGCGAGCAAAGGCGCAAACGGCTGGCTGAGCGCGCAAGCCGTGGTCAGCAGCCGCCTCATCCCGGTGCGAGCATCGGTTCCGCCGCACGATGATCATCGGCATCGGCAGCGATCTGATCGATATCAGGCGTATCGAGAAATCGCTTGAGCGTCACGGCCAGCGCTTCGTCCAGAGGATCTACACCGAGGTCGAACAGGCGCGTTCGGAGAACCGCCGTGCCCGTGCCGCCTCTTACGCCAAGCGCTTCGCCGCCAAGGAGGCCTGCGCCAAGGCGCTGGGCACCGGCCTGGCGCAAGGTGTCTTCTGGCGCGACATGGGCGTCGTCAACCTGCCCAGCGGCGCGCCGACCATGGCGCTGACCGGCGGCGCGCTGGCGCGGCTGCAAAAGATCCTTCCGAAAGGCCATCGGGCGGCGATCCACCTCACCATCACGGATGATTTTCCGCTCGCTCAAGCCTTTGTGATCATCGAGGCGTTGCCCGTCGAAGAAGCGCCACATTGATTGCATCTGACGACCGGCATTGACGTTGCCCAGCGCGCGCCGAGACTCTATACATCCAACGCACAATCGAGGACGACATGAGCGTGGCTGAAAAATCCCAGAAGAAATCCGGCGGGCTTGGCGAAACCGTCAGCGTCATCGTCCAGGCGCTTTTGCTCGCCCTGGTCATCCGCACGCTCTTGTTCCAGCCCTTTTCGATCCCGTCGGGATCGATGCGGCCGACGCTTCTGGAAGGCGACTATCTGTTCGTCACCAAATGGTCCTACGGCTATTCGCGTTATTCGCTGCCTTTCGGACCGGACATTTTCTCGGGCCGTATCTGGGGTTCCGAGCCCAAGCGCGGTGACGTGGTGGTGTTCAAGTTCCCGCCGGATCCGTCCGTCGACTATATCAAGCGGGTGGTCGGCCTGCCCGGCGACAAGATCCAGATGAAGAACGGCCAGCTGTTCATCAATGGCGTCGGCGTGCCGCGGGTGAAGACCGGCCAGATCGACAATCCCGATATCACCGAAATGCCTCAGCCGATCGACGTCTACCGGGAAACCCTGCCCAACGGCGTCAGCTACGACACGCTCGACCTCAATCCGAATTCGATCGGCGACAACACGCGCGAATTCGACGTGCCGCCCGGCCACTATTTCATGATGGGCGACAACAGGGACAATTCCGCCGACAGCCGGTTCACCGTCGGCTACGTTCCGGCCGAGAACCTGGTTGGCCGCGCCAACCTTGTCTTCTTCTCGATCGGCGGCAAGGCAAGCCCTCTCGAAATCTGGAAATGGCCGTCGCTGATGCGCGTCTCGCGCCTGTTCCATTTCGTCAACTAGGGATGGCAGCGGCAAAACGGCTGACCGCCGACGCGCTCGCCGAAGCGCTTGTGGAACGCACGGGCCATGCCTTTGCCGACCGCCAGCGCCTGCAGCGTGCGCTGACCCATGCCAGTGCCCGCGGTGCCAATGCCGGCACCGACTATGAGCGTTTCGAGTTTCTCGGCGACCGGGTTCTCGGCCTGGTCGTTGCCGACATGCTGCTGGCCGCGTTTCCCGATGCGGCGGAAGGCGAACTGTCGCTGCGGCTCAATGCGCTGGTCAATGCCGAGGCTCTCTCCGAGATCGCCGAACATATCGGGCTGCCGGACCTGATCCGCGCTGGATCGGACGTGCGCGGGCTCGAGGGTCGCAAGCGCGTCAATCTGCGCGCCGACGCCTTGGAATCGCTGATCGCCGTACTCTATCTCGACGGTGGGCTGGAGGCGGCACGCGCCTTCATCCATAAGTACTGGCAGCCGCGTTCGCAGGCTTCCGGCGCGGCGCGGCGCGACGCCAAGACCGAATTGCAGGAATGGGCGCATCAAGCGGCGAGTGCCGTTCCGGCCTACCAGATCGACAGCCGCGAGGGACCGGACCACGATCCGCTGTTCACCGTCAGCGTCAGGGTTGGCGCTTTTCAGCCGGCGACCGGCAGCGGCCGTTCCAAACGTGAAGCGGAGCAGGCAGCTGCGGCTGCCCTTCTGCTGCGCGAAGGTGTATGGAACGCGGCATGACAGATATTGAAACTGCTGAAGCTCCCGCCACGCATTCCGGCTTCGTCGCGCTGATCGGCGCGCCCAATGCCGGCAAGTCGACGCTGGTCAACCAATTGGTCGGCGCCAAGGTGTCGATCGTCACCCACAAGGTGCAGACGACCCGTGCGATCGTGCGTGGCATCGCCACGCATGACAATGCGCAGATCGTCTTCGTCGACACTCCGGGCATCTTCAAGCCGAAGCGGCGCCTCGACACCGCGATGGTGACCACCGCATGGGGCGGCGCCAAGGATGCCGATATCGTGCTTTTGCTGATCGATGCCGAGCGCGGCATAAGGGGCGATGCCGACGCCATCCTCGAACGGCTGAAGGATGTGCGCCAGCCAATGGCGCTGATCCTCAACAAGGTCGACCGGGTCAAGCACGAGACGCTTCTGGCCCTTTCCGCCGCGGCGAACGAGAAAGTACCGTTCAAGCGCACCTTCATGGTCTCGGCGCTGACCGGCTCCGGCTGCAAGGACCTGCTCGATTATCTGGCGCAAGCGCTGCCGGCCGGCCCCTGGTACTACCCGGAAGACCAGATTTCCGACCTGCCGATGCGCCAGTTGGCGGCCGAGATCACCCGCGAAAAACTCTATCTCAGGCTGCATCAGGAACTGCCCTATTCCTCGCATATCGAAACCGAGAAATGGGAAGAGAAGCCGGACGGCTCGGTGCGCATCGACCAGACCATCTATGTCGAGCGCGACAGCCAGAAGAAGATCGTGCTTGGCCATAAGGGCGAAACCATCCGTGCCATCGGCCAGGCGGCACGCATGGAGATTGCAGGCATCCTCGAGCAGAAGGTGCACCTGTTCCTGTTCGTCAAGGTGCGTGAGAACTGGGGCGATGATCCCGAGCGTTACCGCGAGATGGGGCTCGAATTCCCGCATTAAATGGACGGCAAGCTCGCCATCGACACGGCTCTGGCCCGCCGGTTGGTCGCCGCGCAATTCCCCCAGTGGAGGGATCTTACCGTCAGGCCGGTCGAACCTGGCGGTTGGGATAACAGGACCTTTCATCTTGGCGAT is a genomic window of Mesorhizobium huakuii containing:
- the smpB gene encoding SsrA-binding protein SmpB, which encodes MNQVRKADPNNKTVAENRKARFSYEVLDTIEAGLVLTGTEVKSLRQGQANIQDSYASVEGGEIWLINSYLPEYLQANRFNHEPRRRRKLLLNKREMAKLSQSVDREGMTLVPLKIYFNDQGRAKLLLAVGRGKKLHDKRETEKQRDWSREKGRLLKERG
- a CDS encoding glycoside hydrolase family 25 protein, with protein sequence MKNRIILWGSVTLVFAALAVAGGFIYFHTYSPDRGKYPVRGIDVSHHQGQIDWQRVAADDVAFAVIKATEGGDHVDRAFATNLREARAAGIAVGAYHFFTFCRPGADQAKNFISVVPQDQPLLPPVVDVEFGGNCPQRPSPEQLNAELQAFLGPVEAAFGKTAIVYLTDEAEAAYAGQIAARPLWLRSLLMEPDRHDWIYWQYHNRGRVDGIVGDVDLNVLQGGPEKLAALFASAH
- a CDS encoding winged helix-turn-helix transcriptional regulator, yielding MPRIRHERFDCSPGCTVEGTLRYIDGKWKGVVLYHLFEGTLRFNEIRRRIPNCTQRMLTNQLRELEADGLIARKIYPEVPPKVEYSLTPRGRSLEPVITALKAWGDANVTLAPEISQAAA
- a CDS encoding zinc-binding alcohol dehydrogenase family protein — protein: MRAVGYQIPAPITDEASLVDIDLPKPEPKGRQLLVEVKAISVNPVDTKIRKSAKPEAGAWRVLGWDAAGRVAATGSDASLFKPGDDVFYSGALAPQGTNAEFHLVDERLVGRKPGSLDYAPAAALPLTAITAFEALFDRLDVKKPVVGAANAIVIIGGAGGVGSIAVQLARQLTDLTVIATASRPETRDWVLDLGAHHVVDHSKPLAAEVAALGIGAPAFVFSTTNTDRHLAEIAELIAPQGRFGLIDDPQTLDINPFKRKSVSVHWELMFTRSLYETQDMAAQGEHLNELSRLVDAGTIRTTLGETFGPINAANLKRAHALIETGKAKGKIVLEGF
- a CDS encoding uracil-DNA glycosylase, with amino-acid sequence MTALPAAEPNRDCPLCPRLHDFIAQWRQREPSWFNAPVPTFLPLGGEDTVQLLIVGLAPGLRGANRTGRPFTGDYAGDLLYSTLIAHGFARGEFKARPDDGLELVGTAITNAVRCVPPENKPVGAEISTCRTFLVPTIARFPNLRAVLALGSIAHQSTVRALGGRVAAHPFKHGGQLPAGGITLFSSYHCSRYNTNTGVLTEEMFVNVFGQIAAFLRK
- a CDS encoding NYN domain-containing protein, with amino-acid sequence MFDPREKIALFIDGANLYATSRALGFDIDYRKLLSSFQKRGYLLRAYYYTALVEDQEYSSIRPLIDWLDYNGFKVVTKPAKEFTDSTGRRKIKGNMDIELTVDALELADVVDHYVIFSGDGDFRTLVEALQRRGRKVSIVSTMASQPPMISDDLRRQADHFIDLTTLKNEVGRDPSERPVRRPEPAEVDEDDY
- the rpoZ gene encoding DNA-directed RNA polymerase subunit omega; protein product: MARVTVEDCIDKVDNRFELVLLAGHRARQISQGAQITVPRDNDKNPVIALREIADETLSPDDLKEDLIHSLQKHVEVDEPEADGEVIADQTGAAVAAADTDDAEENVTFDRMTEEDLLAGIEGLVPPEKSDDY
- a CDS encoding RelA/SpoT family protein — encoded protein: MMRQYELVERVQRYKPDVNEALLNKAYVYAMQKHGHQKRASGDPYFSHPLEVAAILTEMHMDEATIAVALLHDTIEDTTATRAEIDDLFGPEMGKLVEGLTKLKKLDLVSKKAEQAENLRKLLLAISEDVRVLLVKLADRLHNMRTLDHMPEAKRLRIAEETMDIYAPLAGRMGMQGMREELEEIAFRFINPEAYRAVTARLAEIFERNKDVLTDIEKALSALFEKHAINASVKSRQKKPWSVFRKMEAKALSFEQLSDIFGFRVVVDTVEDCYRALGAIHTTWSMVPGRFKDYISTPKQNDYRSIHTTIVGPSRQRVELQIRTREMNKIAEYGVAAHSIYKDTGGKTNGAAHAISKETNAYAWLRRTIEQLAEGDNPEDFLENTKLELFQDQVFCFTPKGMLIALPRGATPIDFAYAVHTDVGDTCVGAKVNGRIMPLMTELKNGDEVEIIRSKAQVPPAAWESVVVTGKARAAIRRATKNAIRKQYSGLGARILERAFERAGKSFTKESLKPVLHRLARKDIEDVLASVGRGELASTDVMKAVFPDYKDERVTPAAPKQREEGWSKIRNAAGMLFQIPGRAARKDKDQPRDGAVPIRGVRGDLPVRFAPEGAVPGDRIVGIVQPGTGITIYPIQSPALQAFDDQPERWIDVRWDIDERTKERFPARVSVTAINAPGSLADIAQVVASNDANIHTLSMVRTAPDFTEMLIDLEVWDLKHLNRLLSQLKDNSSVSDARRVNG
- the pyrE gene encoding orotate phosphoribosyltransferase gives rise to the protein MKTDEVLGIFREAGAVLEGHFILTSGLRSPVFLQKARVFMHADKTERLCKALATKIRAAVPGKIDYVVGPAIGGLIPAYETSRHLGVPAIWVEREGGEFRLRRFEIARGARVVIVEDIVTTGLSIRETIDCLRELGAEVVAAACIIDRSAGKTHVGVPLIALAEYEVPAYPPDRLPPELAAIPAIKPGSRNI
- a CDS encoding VOC family protein produces the protein MIVGIDHFVLTVASLEATCAFYQRVLGFERIDTPGRPTALAFGSQKINVHEISRTFEPKAKVPTPGSGDFCLITERPLDEIRARLDANGVVLELGPVERIGAQGPMMSVYFRDPDGNLVEVSQYLR
- a CDS encoding DUF2062 domain-containing protein translates to MLFRRRKPDGLFERVRTYLWPRRSFSRSLQYFSKRILRLKATPHAVAAGVAAGVFASFFPVGFHFIIAAVLCWVIAGNLVAAALGAVFFGNPLTFPILWGASWETGKLILHDRLPAHGPPAHLGEMLHTLSFAKLWHPVLEPMLIGAVPLGLVFGLLFYGVTRWGMTVFREQRRKRLAERASRGQQPPHPGASIGSAAR